One window of the Zea mays cultivar B73 chromosome 3, Zm-B73-REFERENCE-NAM-5.0, whole genome shotgun sequence genome contains the following:
- the LOC107521947 gene encoding gibberellin 20 oxidase 4 encodes MDASPTPPLPLRAPTPSIDLPAGKDRADAAANKAAAVFDLRREPKIPEPFLWPHEEARPTSAAELEVPVVDVGVLRNGDGAGLRRAAAQVAAACATHGFFQVCGHGVDAALGRAALDGASDFFRLPLAEKQRARRVPGTVSGYTSAHADRFASKLPWKETLSFGFHDGAAAPVVVDYFTGTLGQDFEPVGRVYQRYCEEMKELSLTIMELLELSLGVERGYYREFFEDSRSIMRCNYYPPCPVPERTLGTGPHCDPTALTILLQDDVGGLEVLVDGEWRPVRPVPGAMVINIGDTFMALSNGRYKSCLHRAVVNRRQERQSLAFFLCPREDRVVRPPASAAPRQYPDFTWADLMRFTQRHYRADTRTLDAFTRWLSHGPAAAAPCT; translated from the exons ATGGACGCCAGCCCGACCCCACCGCTCCCCCTCCGCGCCCCAACTCCCAGCATTGACCTCCCCGCTGGCAAGGACAGGGCCGACGCGGCGGCTAACAAGGCCGCGGCTGTGTTCGACCTGCGCCGGGAGCCCAAGATCCCGGAGCCATTCCTGTGGCCGCACGAAGAGGCGCGGCCGACCTCGGCCGCGGAGCTGGAGGTGCCGGTGGTGGACGTGGGCGTGCTGCGCAATGGCGACGGCGCGGGGCTCCGCCGCGCCGCGGCGCAAGTGGCGGCGGCGTGCGCGACGCACGGGTTCTTCCAGGTGTGCGGGCACGGCGTGGACGCGGCGCTGGGGCGCGCCGCGCTGGACGGCGCCAGCGACTTCTTCCGGCTGCCGCTGGCTGAGAAGCAGCGGGCCCGGCGCGTCCCCGGCACCGTGTCCGGGTACACGAGCGCGCACGCCGACCGGTTCGCGTCCAAGCTCCCCTGGAAGGAGACCCTGTCCTTCGGCTTCCACGACGGCGCCGCGGCGCCCGTCGTCGTGGACTACTTCACCGGCACCCTCGGCCAAGATTTCGAGCCAGTGGG GCGGGTGTACCAGAGGTACTGCGAGGAGATGAAGGAGCTGTCGCTGACGATCATGGAGCTGCTGGAGCTGAGCCTGGGCGTGGAGCGCGGCTACTACCGGGAGTTCTTCGAGGACAGCCGCTCCATCATGCGGTGCAACTACTACCCGCCGTGCCCGGTGCCGGAGCGCACGCTGGGCACGGGCCCGCACTGCGACCCCACGGCGCTGACCATCCTCCTGCAGGACGACGTCGGCGGGCTGGAGGTCCTGGTGGACGGCGAGTGGCGCCCCGTCCGGCCCGTCCCAGGCGCCATGGTCATCAACATCGGCGACACCTTCATG GCGCTGTCCAACGGGCGGTACAAGAGCTGCCTGCACCGCGCGGTGGTGAACCGGCGGCAGGAGCGGCAATCGCTGGCCTTCTTCCTGTGCCCGCGCGAGGACCGGGTGGTGCGCCCGCCGGCCAGCGCCGCGCCGCGGCAGTACCCGGACTTCACCTGGGCCGACCTCATGCGCTTCACgcagcgccactaccgcgccgacACCCGCACGCTGGACGCCTTCACCCGCTGGCTCTCCCacggcccggcggcggcggctcccTGCACCTAA